The nucleotide window CCGTCATCATGCCGGTTGTCATCATGCCTGCTACTTCCATCGTACCTGCTTCGGTCATCGTACCTGCTTCGGTCATCGTATCTGCTTCGGTCATCATGTCTGTTTCGGTCATCATGTCTGTTTTGGCCATAATATCTGCCACCTCCATCGTGCCTGCCTCCTCCATCGTGCCTGCCTCCTCCATCGTGCCTACCTCCTCCGTCGTGCCTGCCTCCTCCATCGTGCCTACCTCCTCCGTCGTATCTGCCCCCTCCATCGTACCGACCGGCGTTGTACCCCCCGTCCTGCCTCCCCCGGTCGTAGTAATTCTTGTAGTAGCCGCCTCCCCCTCTACCTCTACCGCCGCCCTGTTGGTAATTATTTGACGTGAAGCTCCTCGACCGGGAGTGATTAAAGTGTCTACTTCCGTACGGGTCCTTTTTGCAGAAGGGCTCTCTGTTGTTGCTGTAGCCGCTTGCGTCCCTGCTCGTGTCATTGTCTCCCCAATCCTTGTCCTTTTTGGCATCCTTatctgcaaaaaggaaaagaaaaaaaaaaggggcaaaaaatacAGCATCAAGCGGATAAGcgtgtgtgtttgcagcatTGAATATTAAAGGGGGGAATGCACATGAGTAATACAGACAGCGCGCGGAGCCTCTTCCCCCACCGGGTACTTACCCActatcttcctcttcttcttccgaCCAAACTCATCATACTCTTCGTCGTCCGAGTCATGGACCCTCTTCTCGTTGCTTCCCTGAATGTCGTAGTGGCCTCCACCTTTGCCAGTCCGCACCTCCTTATTTGACTTGGGGtcgtttcccttttttgggaaCTTGGCCTTGCTGCACATGTTGCACTTTTCTCTCTTGGCCCAATTGATGTTGTCGCAGTCGTCACACTTCCAGTCGTTCGCTTTGAAGAGCACCTGCTTGGGGTTTTTCTTCACTACGGGGTGGTGAGCGGTGTGGTGAGCGGTGTGGTGAGCAGTGTGGTGAGTGATTCGCTAAGTGGTGTGCCAAGTGATCCGCTAACTGATGCGTTAAGTGACCCGCTGAGTGATGCCCATTTAGACGCCCGTTTCCACGTTGCACGCGCTGGAGTGGTAGACGAAGTGGCAGCCGGGGAACACCTATGCACACTGCCCACGGCGCGTCACCCGTGTGCCGTTTTAAAACAATTACTTGTGCTTTTGGGTCTGACTCTGTTGCATCCGTGGCAGTGCGTCCTTTGAGCCGAATTCACCATCGCGCAGCTTTAAAAGGAATGTGAAGGGGAAGcgtttcttcactttttgcGTGCAGTAGGGTGGTGCACCCAGACACGTACATGCAGCAGCACGTAGGCGTAGCAGCACCCGTGTAGGCGTGGCCTCCACTAGCCCGGGGCGTTACGCCCCATTGGGGGTGCACTAGGAACGGGACACGCGGGAGTGGTTAGCCATGGTCAGGGGCAGTCAAACGCAATGATGCATCTCCCCGGCGGATAGACCTGCTCcgaagcagcaaaatgggctGGCAAATTTTAGCATTACTTTCCATCCGAGCATATCCAATCCCCCGTCAGTTCATTGTCTGCAGGAAGGGAGGGGTGGCAAGGTGAGCAagccgcaaaaaaaaaaaaaaaaaaaaaaaaaaaagaaaaaaaaagaaaaaaaaagtatatttctGCTAATGCACAACGACGAATGGCAACATTCGAATTTGCAGAAATTTTCGCACAGCGTTGCAGACGGGGTGGACGAAAAAGCTCAGAAGGGGAAAGTGACACGCGCGGGGCACACACTGAGAGAAGCTAAATGTGAAGCACGACACCACATGCACAGCAAAACTGCTTAATCGGCTAACCAATGTACTTTCGATTATCCATCCTGTGGTTTGCCTCATTTACGTTCTACGTCCCTTCGGTCTACTGCTCCAGGTTGCTTCTCCGTCTgagtcaatttttttttttttcctttttttcctttttttcctttttttcctttttttcctttttttcctttttttttttttttttttctttttcttctggaTTTGTTTGCCTTTAAAAGGGTGTTTATAACATGGGTGGCTCACAAACGTTTCAATCGCACGGGTAAAAAGCGAAGTGGCGATTTGTTCATGGTTCGTtcagaaggggaaaacttGCGCGCGCGGTTGGCACGGCCGGGTACAAAtaaacagaaaaggaaacacaaacggaaaaagaaacacaaaCAAAACATAAACATTCATGTGGCGCCAAAAACGGCAGCTGTCCCTTCCCAGGAGGGATACTACCTCCAGTAAAAGTTCAATTTTACGCGGTACATTGACAGGAGGCCCTCGACTgatgaggggggaggggatgCCAATTTCTGGTGCTCCTTGCGCGACTCACTCGCGTTGCCTCTGATGTGCCACTTCTAACTGGTAACTGCTGACTACATTTCCAGCTCTTTCGTcgcgcttcttttttttttttttttttttcccattaatGCCACTGCTTCAGAGCAGCACTATATTTAAGCCTTTGAACACCCGGACTATCATTtcaggggagaaaaaaaaaatgtgcctaATGGGATCCACCCCCCCCGAACGTTGGTGCACAGAAATTAGTACAAAACAGTTCTAattggagggggaaaaaaaaaaaacaaacaaaacaGATGCCTCCCTTTAGCAAACCGCAAAAAAGGCCTCCAATAAATTTTCCCCACATTAGGTGTGTCATTCCATGGTGGGTGTTCCATCGGGCGCGGTTgctgtttctcctttttttttttttttttttttcccagcagtttagccatttttttacaattcttaCCCCTTTGgtgtcattttttctctccatgTGGTAACTTCCCCTCCGTTTgggaattcaaaaaaaaaaaaaaaatgaactttgCAAAGACGTTGGCAAGGGCCTCGTTTGTGTGAGAAGGGGGGGTAGGGAAGAGGCCCACCTGCGTGTGCAGATAGGTACAACAGAAAAAACACCCGTCTGCATAGGCACCAGCACACACACACTGTACGTGTGAtaaagaaggaacaaattgCCATGGTAACCATCCAGCACATTTCTGCACATAGGAGCGTTGCCAACGTATAGTGGGCCGGGGGGACTCTCCAATTCGGCAGGACCGCTTCGAATTAAACGCAGTGGCTGGAGGAACTTACCTAAGTGGGATGGGATATAAAATGTCTGCGCAGGTCTTCCCTGAACATGCCACAGATATGAACGACACGCGCAGTTGTTCCAACCTACTTCTCCTTCTGGACcgtgttatatatattttccccgACGCCTGTTAAGTCAAATTGATCTGCATCGGTTCTAACCTGCGGTGAGGAGTACGCATGTGTGGGGGGGTGGATGCAGAGTGATGAAGATAGCACACTTGCATGCAGCTCAGTGGAAGGGCGCCCCTGTGGGGGAATAACTACACGCACTACGTGCTTTACGTGCTCTCCTCACTCTACGTAGAGTACACACTGTGGAGTGTCTCCCCGTGCGCCTTACCCGTCGCCGCCCCTTGGGCACATATCTCGTGACGTACAGATTGGACCCCTTGACCGGCCTTAAGCTGAACGAGTGCTCtctcatcattttcttcccgGGCAAATGTAGGTTGCGCTCGTTCTGTTCCCGCAGCAGCTGCAGGTCCACCACTTCTCCCTTCAGGTAGTCGCACAGGGTGTCTTCGTAGTAGTGCATGTACCGGTCCTTCCAGTAGAAGTATAGGctataaaggggaaaaaaaaagaaaaaaaaaaaaaaaaaaagaaagtcaTATTTATGCGCGTTTATGAAGACGGAGATGTAGCGCCGGTAGCACTGCCTCCACGACGGTGGCACCGCTAACCACGCAACCAGTTAGACGCACCCCCTCAAACCTACGTGCGAGTCCACTTGCGGAAGACCGACCGGGGAAACAGCAAATTGTACTCGACCTCCTGGTCGTCTTCCATATACGCTTCGTGCAGCTCCCCTGTGTCCTCATAACTGGCATAAACGTTACTGGAGTAGTCGATGCCCAGCTTGTCTAGCAACTCTCTTCGACTCTTTATTAACTTCCTCTTGGCCACTCTTGATGCGTACAGCATGAtgccgtttttattttcttcccacTTGCTCAAAtgctcctccttctcttttttgaaatttaaaaaaagagcatCCAGGGTGTTCCACTCCACTCCGTAACTGGAGCTGTAACACCACAAATTCTGTAGCCTCCTCTTATTcatttctataatttttttgttccgaTCAAAGGTGGTGTCGTCTtcgtccttcttcctctccaggAGGAACGGCTGCAGTCGGTGGTTGTAAACCAGGGGGTTTGGCCACAACACGTTTCGGTTTGGgtagttaaattttttgaagttaGAACTGAGGTAGTACGTTTCTGCGTCCGCTTGgcccgcttcctcccccgagAGTGCCGCTTGATCCGGCGCTCCATCAGGCACTTCCTCcactgcctccccccccgcgaacACCTCACCGATGACGCTCTGCACATCTCGCTTGCCCAGGTTCCTCGGGCTGGAGCATTTGATCTTAATCTTCACGTCCATGTGTTCCCTTCTGATGAACCTGCGGAGCTCGCGCGGGCAGTCCTGCGTGTCTCCGTGGTCGTCGTAGATTTCGTAGAAGGACTTGGCGTACCGGTCGACGTCCTCCTGATCGACGTCCTCCTGATCGGCGTCGTCTTCACCGATACGCTGGCCTTCCTCCTCACCGTTGCTGCAGACGTTCAAGCCGCAGCTCACCTCCACACCCGCTATCACACCTCGATCTGCGCTTTGCCTCTGCTGATCGGACCCCCCACCGGGTGCGACGGCTTCCATTCCACCAACGCTGGAGAAGTGTGCCGCCCCCCTCCATGTCACCTCCCCGGGGGCTCTAAACGGGGGAGGTGACCGCGGATCGCTTGATCCGCCTATCCCGCTTAACCTGCCTACCCTGCTTCCCCTCTTCACTGCCTCTCCTCCCCTGCCGCTCGCAAACCCTCGAACGCGCCCCCCGTGGAAGTCACCCCCCACAAGCTGTGCATTCGCCCTGCCCCCTCTTtcacaaaaggaaaaacatttttcacttttaaaaaggaaaaaaaaaatccctttCCTTAAGCTATTCATTTAAAGCAGTTTTACGTTTaatcaaaaggaagaacGGTGAGGTGgaccttttgcaaaaatgaacacctGAGTTGGCTTCCCTCATCAGTCCTTTtcacacaaaatgggagaagctacaatgggggagcggcgtgaGGAACGCTACATAAGTGTGCCGGTTGCTAAAAATAAGGCGATGGTGTGCCGATTTGAATGCACGTCATTGCCCACCATCAGATGCTTTCGTAGATTggtgcctcttttttttttttttgttaagtgCCCCCCCgtggaagcggcaaagtGTGCAACTGGTTATTTCTCCTAAGTGGGAAGTGAGATCGTAACCCTCTCCGCTGCCAGAAAATTTACCCTTCTTGGGGGAGGCACATTCAGCGTTGACGGACAATCGGGCCATAAAAAGGGTCCAAATGGGAGAAGCACCAACGCATGTAGAAGAGTGCACAGTTATTGCTACAAAGAGAAGCCAAGGAGGTAATGCCCcacgtttgcattttttttttttttttttttttaaagcgcGTTACGCTGGCCCAGAACAACCTCTAAGGGCATTCACGACGGGCTGCAAAACGGGGCAATTCTTCTACAACGCCATTTGTGTGAAGCTCCCTAGGCGAAAGGgtcaccccctttttgcgcccTTGCTTGCTACCAaatggtggaaaaaaaattagcggCCACGGGGAGAATCGGCGAATTGTTCTTAAATGGgggaatattttaataagacACCAAACGGAagtcttttctttttttttctttccaaaatgaaaatgcatTTGTGTTAGCTTCGCTGTTGCAAATGCACGCGGTGTGGAattgaaaagggggggccaAACGGGCGGCCAGACGGATAGGTAGTGGAAAGCCAACTGAGTAGGTACGGGAAATCCAACTGGGTAGGTACGGGAAAGCTAACTGGGTAGGTATGAAAACGCCAGATTGACAGGTGGGGGAAGCGCCAAATGGGCGGCCCCCCAAACGGGGCGCGAGACAGACTGCGCGTCCGCGTGCGTGTGCGTCCGTGGAGGTGGAAACCCCCTTGGGAGCGGGAGCCTAAAAagtacgtaaaaaaaaaaagggccacgAAACGGGTGCGTGCACGAGCGCACGGATGCGCGAACGAGCGGACGAACGACGAACACACAAACGCACGACCGCGCCCCTGCATGGGCGCTCCTGGACTCCCCTAACAGCGCTGCACGgacttcctcttcttcacattaGTAACATTCTTCGGGCAGTAGGGcaacaaaaataacatgtttttttttttcatttcgggCTGTGCTTTATCAGCGTTGTTATTCGCACAATCGGCGACGTTGGGGGGGAATAAATCACCGCTGCCTACATGGTTGGTGCCTACATGGTTGGTGCCTACATGGTTGATGCCTACATGGTTGGTGCCTACATGGTTGATGCCTACATGGTTGGTGCCTGCCTCGGGGGCGCTACTACCTACAGTGTGCATACCCTCGTTGGGTGCCTTCTCACTGCCCACATTGTTGCAACTATGCAGGGTGCTGTTGCTACTTAGGTGAGTGTTACTGCCTGCTGTGTCTTTCCCATTGGGGTAGTTATACACATCACCCGCTGTGGTGGCGTTCCCCTCCTGctccgttttttccttttttacattacCTGATTCGGAGTCGGATTTTTGGTGGAAGAAGTTGGGGCTGGGGttgtcctcctcatcgtctgTGTCGAATGGGTCTCGCGCGCCCATGCCGGGGGTTTCTTCATCCTCGTTATTATCCCCATTGTGTGCCTCCCCATTGGGTGCCTCCTcatccttcttctccctcttggGTTCCTTTTCCACCTTCGTCTTTTTGCTCTGCTTGGAGTTAAGCTTCGCAGCGCCGTCATTCGGGGCatccctcttcttccccttccgcttCGATTTCGCCTCCTTCTGAGTTTTACTTTGACTCTGGCTCTCCTCGATAACAAGTTTGGTGCTCTTCTTGGTGCATGCGGTGAAGAAGTTGTCCAGGCGTCTCTGCGTGGTGACTTTCCTGGCCTTCAGCAATCTGTTGATATAATTGGTAACCCTAACTTCGTTAAAATTGTAGTCCTTTATTAGGAAGTTTTTGAGCTCTTCAATTTTGGGTTCACACCAGTCAATTTTAACTTCTTCTTTGGGCAAAACTTTAGGGTTAATAAAAGAATCCCTAGCTTCCACAAACCGGAAGTTAGAAGGTACTTGGTACTTATTCTTGtctatattttctataattttttcaatgcTATTATATTCCTTTATTAAATTGTAGGCCGTCTTGGACCCGATCCCTTTAATAGTATCACAATAATCACAGCCAcataaaatgcaaaagtCTATAAATTCGTTCATGCTTAGGTTTAATCCCTTTAGTACTTGCTCGAGGTTAATTTCTGTTAATATGTATCCTCTTTTGCTggagtttttatttttattttgattggCTGATGATGCATTGGCATTTAAATTTCGAATGAGGATTTTCGTTCCGAATACCAACGCGTCTGCATCTTCCGTAGCGGTTGCGTGCGCCAAATTATACTTGGTTAAGAATGCACACTGAGATTCTGCTTCGCATGGGGCTTCCACAACTGGGATTCCCATCAGCGTTAATaacttttttgcttcttcattttgcttgcGCGTAACTCTTACTGTCCttccactttgttttttGATTTCTTCTAAAtttccttcctcttttgctttctttaataattcttctgccttttgtcttttctctcctcttttttctagCTCGGACCCTTTGAGCTCAGGGGGGGCCCCGTCAAACACGTAAATCGGCTTCAGCCCATTTTCCATCAGCTTGATGCTTCTGGACATGAGCCCGGATATGTGCGAAGTCGTTTCCCCCGACTCGTTCGTCAAATTTCCATATTGCTCGGAGTCCCTTATGGCAATTATAAATTGGTACAAAGACATGGACGCGTCGATGGCCACCACTCTCCCCATCAGGTTCTCGATTTTTATCTCCTTGATCGCGTTGGGCGCCGCGTCGGCGATGAACTTGGTCAGCCCCTTAATTCCCATCTGGTCGTGGGGGGAAGTTGGTGGGGGGGGTTAGCGAAAGGGGTAGGCGCAAATCGTCGTAAAAATGGTCGTCACAAATCGTCGTAAAAATGGTCGGCGCAAATGGTCGGCGCAAATGGTCGGCGCAAATGGTCGGCACAAATCCTCGGTAAAAATCCTCCGTGAACGGGTGAACTTGGGTGGACCGCTTTGATCCCTCTGCGCTACACCGGGTTGCGGCTCGGCAGGGGGCACGCAACACTGTGCGCTGCACGCGCGCGCTGTATCCGCGCGGAGAATCACTTGAcgcgttttcctttttttgcaaaacgttcAACGCTGCGCTGCTCTTCGCTGGGGTGCCCCATATTTCACGACGCGTCGCGACTCGCCGACGCCTCGGCAGTTTCGATTCCTTCCGCCACGCGCTTGTGTCAACTCTCCTTTGGAGAACGGAAGAAAACGAAGATGTTCGATATCACGCCGACGTTAACGGTGGGAATGTATTAcatcgtttttttcatttttattttattttttttgccacacttgcgttacatttttttcacaccgttttgcattttctccAGCGTTgaggcaaaaggggaagaaaaaaaaaggcggaaaaaagggggaaaaaaaggggaaaaaaagggggaaaaaaggggaaaaaaaacacttttggagatttaaaaatgtagcaaaGCAGTGCGCACGCTTCGAACTCCCACCCCCTTGAGTCAATTGCTGCAAACCGTTTgacggtaaaaaaaaaaaagaaaaaagtgtatgtttttattcCTGAACTTTCTCGCACAAAGGCGTTCCGAAAAATGCGTAACGAGTAGGGAGGAATGTGTGACTacgcaaatgtgcaaaaggaaaacgtgCGAATATGCATCTTTGCGTACACACCATGTGGGATTCGAAATATAACGCGGCAGGGAAAATGCCAcatccttttcttctttcggccctcccccccggaTGAAGCACATATAACGAAgctataaaaatgtaaacactTAATCGTACGCGTGCATACATTATGAAGCGACTGCGCGCGTTGTGCATATCTTCATCCTCTCATGTGGATCTTTTGAAGGATTTTCTCCCAAGTTATAAATTGCCATTTGTCTACATGGCAAGATGGGCATTCATTTacgcgcctttttttttttttttactccaaaattgtgaaaaaaaagaacagaaaaaatgtgtaGTGACCGCATACTCGGCTCATTAGACATACTGCACagtttccccatttgtgcagaTAAttcgtttgaaaaaaaatgagtcaTATgttggggggagggagagtaaaaagaaaagccgCCATTTGTCACTTAACAGGTGTGTCATGCGGTGAGTGGAAGCActttttgtttgttccccCCACGATTTGGTTATCtttccaactttttttttggagtgTTTTTCATTTAAGCGACTGTAAAGATGTATCTACCGTCTAATGCTTCATCTTTACCCTTGCGCATTGTGCGTTgtcaaaatgggcagcatTCCCCCCGAGGGGCCCTCCATCCCGTGCTCACGTCAGTCTCAACGGTAACACTAATTTTTGTTTCAACGttggtttttttcccccttcctgAATGAACCAAATGCACATCTTTAACTGCGCCAGAAAGGATCACATCGCAGTTGGAGTGACGCACTACGTGTACACCTTCAATGTGAACCGAATGgacttgcaaaaaaaaaaaaaaaaaaaaacattcttttgggttttcccttttttaccaCCTCGGCTTATTcgaatgaaatttttttaaatgcattaGCTAGAGTGAAGTTAGTGCAGTTAGTGAAGTGATCGATGAGTCTTTCTTCCAATGCGGGAAAAAACGTAACCATGCGAACTGCTAACTGCGCAGAGTGTTCTCCATTTTTGGTGCGTAGAGGAGGGGTAACCCCCGTGTGTCATCCAATGTTGGGACAAACTGGACAAAGAAAATGGCCAAGTGGACACATACAcgtgcatacacatatacatacatacatgctcgtgcgtgccccctttttaaggCGTCTCCCCCTTGCCATAAAAGCACCAAGTgggttcttcctttttatttttccacacAAAAAAACTCCCGGAGTTGTGGCACCATCGCGCTGTGCAAAGTGAGGAGAGAAGAACTGGCGACTTGGCAGCAAATCGAACCTTCccttcgtttttaaaaatattttccataaATCGTTCCTTTTCGCAAATCGTTCTTTTTCGCAAATCCTTCTTTCCGGTAAATGCGCacttgataaaaaaaaagcatgcacaaaattttcacaaaaagggaactcAACTGAGGAGTCTTCAACAGCCATGTTGAGGAGTGGGCTGTAAAAATGGtgcatcattttttgttaaaaatgtgtccTATCCGCCAGGCTTCTTCTTTGCTAGGAggcttttccctttcgcagGGGAATTCTTTCCAAGTGGGCTGCTTCGCAAAATGGGCCACTAAAAAATGATGGTGTAATTTTCACactctccatttttccagCAGCCACAACGGAAAATAATGCATGCACgcatggcaaaaaaaaatgaccaacACACAGACTTACATTTTGCCAGGAAGTGTTCCATAAGACAGGAAGAACAATTGCTATAACAGAATGTGCTTAGTGCTCCCTCGTTTTAATAGAATGCAATTAAAAAGTGAATCCCTTTTTTAGTTCTTCTGCATGCACATGCTTTGGGGTTGGAAAGAACAACAGGTagccaacttttttttttttttttttttgtaaaaagagcaggtagccatttttttttttttttatggaaaGAACaggtagctattttttttttttttttttttgtgcatgtaaaaatgtaactcTTAACCATCTTGTAGACtcatgcagaaaaaaaaaaaaaaaaatagctatttCGTGATAAacacttaaaaatgttaaatatacgtttttttttccaaatatgacgccatttattttttccccattaaTACCACGTATATTGCATATGGAAACAAGTAATTGCCACGCAAGTTGCAACCATATTGTGTACTCGTGCAGACGTAGCATGCGCTCTTATGCCCATTACAACTCTGTTGAGACAgctcaaaaggggggaagtaacGCGAAAATAAGCGTATCTTACG belongs to Plasmodium vivax chromosome 3, whole genome shotgun sequence and includes:
- a CDS encoding hypothetical protein, conserved (encoded by transcript PVX_000830A); amino-acid sequence: MDNRKYIDNELTGDWICSDGNCAMVNSAQRTHCHGCNRVRPKSTMKKNPKQVLFKANDWKCDDCDNINWAKREKCNMCSKAKFPKKGNDPKSNKEVRTGKGGGHYDIQGSNEKRVHDSDDEEYDEFGRKKKRKIVDKDAKKDKDWGDNDTSRDASGYSNNREPFCKKDPYGSRHFNHSRSRSFTSNNYQQGGGRGRGGGGYYKNYYDRGRQDGGYNAGRYDGGGRYDGGGRHDGGGRHDGGGRHDGGGRHDGGGRHDGGGRYYGQNRHDDRNRHDDRSRYDDRSRYDDRSRYDGSSRHDDNRHDDGSAHERKPNYSSDRRHPDRAGSSGEAENDRRADDDRRRYRRD
- a CDS encoding hypothetical protein, conserved (encoded by transcript PVX_000825A), which produces MEAVAPGGGSDQQRQSADRGVIAGVEVSCGLNVCSNGEEEGQRIGEDDADQEDVDQEDVDRYAKSFYEIYDDHGDTQDCPRELRRFIRREHMDVKIKIKCSSPRNLGKRDVQSVIGEVFAGGEAVEEVPDGAPDQAALSGEEAGQADAETYYLSSNFKKFNYPNRNVLWPNPLVYNHRLQPFLLERKKDEDDTTFDRNKKIIEMNKRRLQNLWCYSSSYGVEWNTLDALFLNFKKEKEEHLSKWEENKNGIMLYASRVAKRKLIKSRRELLDKLGIDYSSNVYASYEDTGELHEAYMEDDQEVEYNLLFPRLYFYWKDRYMHYYEDTLCDYLKGEVVDLQLLREQNERNLHLPGKKMMREHSFSLRPVKGSNLYVTRYVPKGRRRVRTDADQFDLTGVGENIYNTVQKEK
- a CDS encoding flap exonuclease, putative (encoded by transcript PVX_000820A) — encoded protein: MGIKGLTKFIADAAPNAIKEIKIENLMGRVVAIDASMSLYQFIIAIRDSEQYGNLTNESGETTSHISGLMSRSIKLMENGLKPIYVFDGAPPELKGSELEKRGEKRQKAEELLKKAKEEGNLEEIKKQSGRTVRVTRKQNEEAKKLLTLMGIPVVEAPCEAESQCAFLTKYNLAHATATEDADALVFGTKILIRNLNANASSANQNKNKNSSKRGYILTEINLEQVLKGLNLSMNEFIDFCILCGCDYCDTIKGIGSKTAYNLIKEYNSIEKIIENIDKNKYQVPSNFRFVEARDSFINPKVLPKEEVKIDWCEPKIEELKNFLIKDYNFNEVRVTNYINRLLKARKVTTQRRLDNFFTACTKKSTKLVIEESQSQSKTQKEAKSKRKGKKRDAPNDGAAKLNSKQSKKTKVEKEPKREKKDEEAPNGEAHNGDNNEDEETPGMGARDPFDTDDEEDNPSPNFFHQKSDSESGNVKKEKTEQEGNATTAGDVYNYPNGKDTAGSNTHLSSNSTLHSCNNVGSEKAPNEGMHTVGSSAPEAGTNHVGINHVGTNHVGINHVGTNHVGTNHVGSGDLFPPNVADCANNNADKAQPEMKKKNMLFLLPYCPKNVTNVKKRKSVQRC